GGCTGGAACGCCTATCTCGGGAATGCCGGATAGCCGGCGGTCGCGGATGCGCCGGCACGCCGGAATCGGCGCGCCGGTCCTGCGCAGCACACCCTTAACCCCCCTTGACAAGGGGCGTTACGGGCGGCAAGGGGGGCGGCCAAGATCCCCTGAACCCACATGCGAAACTTTTCACATGAGCCTTGTCCGTGCCTCTCGACGCACCCTGATCACCGTCGGCGCGCTCGCCGCCGCGCTCACTCTGTCGGCGTGCACCGGCGATGCCGGCGGCAAGTCCGGCGGGGGCGGCGACACCAACTTCGTCGCCGGTACGAGCGGGATCGTCACCGTCGCCGAGGGCAAGCGGACGACGGCCCCCCGGCTGTCCGGCAAGGACCTCACGGGCAAGCCGCTCGACCTGGCCGACTACAAGGGCAAGGTCGTCGTCTTGAACCTCTGGGGATCGTGGTGCGCGCCGTGCCGTGCCGAGGCGCCGTATCTGGCCGAGGTCGCCGAGGAGACGAAGAGCAAGGGCGTGGAGTTCATCGGGATCAACACCCGCGACCCGCAGACCGGCCCGGCGCTCGCGTTCGAGAAGGACTACGCGGTCGGCTACCCGAGCTTCCACGACCCCATCGGCAAGCTGATCCTGAAGTTCCCCAAGGGCAGCCTGAATCCGCAGGCCATCCCGAGCACGCTCGTCATCGACCGCGAGGGGAAGATCGCGGCCCGGGCCCTGACGGCGCTGGACGACAAGCAGCTCCGCTCCATGATCGACCCCGTGGTCGCGGAGAAGGCCGCGGAGCAGTAGGGATGCAGAACGAGACGGTCATGAGCGGCGCGCTGCTGCTCGCGCTCCCCGTCGCCGTCCTGGCGGGTCTGGTGTCCTTCTTCTCCCCCTGCGTACTGCCGCTGGTGCCGGGCTACCTGTCCTACGTGACCGGTGTCACCGGCACCGACCTGGCCGAGGCCCGCAAGGGGCGGATGGCCTCCGGGGCCGCTCTCTTCGTGCTCGGCTTCTCCGCCGTCTTCGTCTCCGGAGGGGCCCTCTTCGGGTTCTTCGGCTGGACCCTCCAGGAGCACCGCGAGGTGCTCACCACGGTCCTCGGCGTGCTGATGATCCTCATGGGCCTCTTCTTCATGGGCCTCATGCCCTTCCTCACCCAGCGCGAGTTCCGCTTCCACAAGCGGCCCGCGACGGGACTGGTCGGGGCACCCGTCCTCGGCGCGCTGTTCGGCATCGGCTGGACCCCCTGCATCGGCCCGACCCTCGCCTCGGTGACGGTGCTCTCCACGCAGCAGGGCAGCGCGGGCCGCGGTGCCCTGCTGACCGCCGCGTACTGCCTCGGCCTCGGGCTGCCGTTCGTGCTCGCGGCCGTCGCCTTCCGCAGGGCCCTCGGTGCGTTCGGCTGGGTCAGGCGGCACTATGCGTGGGTGACGAGGATCGGCGGCGGCATGATGATCGCGACCGGCGCGCTGCTGCTCACCGGTGCGTGGGACGTCCTGGTGCAGCAGATGCAGAGCTGGTCCAGTGGCTTCCAGGTGGGAATCTGATCCATGAGCGAGACCGAGACCGAAACGACGACCGGGACCGAAACGACGACCGGGACCGGGACGACACCCGGGACGGCGACCGATACCGGCACCACGACCGAGGCCGCCGGCGCCGAACGAGCCGGCCAGGAGCCCGGTGACCTCGGCGGCGCGGGGGACCGGCTCTCCACCGCCCCCCAGGAGCGGGCCGTGCCCGGGTCCTTCGGCGGACCGCGCGCGCCGGGCCCCGTCGGCGCGCTCGCCTGGGGAGTTCGCGAGACGGCCGGCTGGATCCGGTGGTTCTGGCGCCAGCTGACCTCCATGAGGGTGGCGCTCATCCTGCTGTTCCTGCTCTCCCTGGGCGCGATCCCCGGTTCCCTCATCCCGCAGAACAGCGTGGACGAGATGAAGGTCGGCACCTGGAAGGACAACAACGAGTTCTGGACGCCGGTCTTCGAGAAGCTCCAGCTCTTCGACGTCTACAGCTCGGTGTGGTTCTCGGCGATCTACATTCTGCTGTTCGTCTCGCTGATCGGCTGCATCGTCCCGAGGACCTGGCAGTTCATCGGCCAGTTGCGCGGCCGCCCGCCGGGCGCGCCCAAGCGGCTCACCCGGCTGCCCGTGTACACGACGTGGCGCACCGAGGCCGAGCCCGAGGCGGTCCGCGAGGCCGCGCTCGCGCTGCTGCGCAAGCGGCGGTTCCGGGCCCGTGCCGCCGGGGACGCGGTGGCCTCCGAGAAGGGGTATCTGCGCGAGGTCGGCAACCTCCTCTTCCATGTCTCCCTGATCGTGATGCTGGTGGCCTTCGCCGTCGGGCAGCTCTTCAAGTCCGAGGGCGGCAAGCTGGTCGTCGAGGGCGACGGCTTCGCCAACACCCTGACCCAGTACGACGACTTCAGGTCCGGGTCGCTGTTCGACGTCGACGACCTGGTCCCGTTCAGCTTCACCCTGGACCAGTTCACCGGCACGTACGAGCCCAGTGGCCCGCAGAAGGGCACGCCCCGTACCTTCGAGGCGGCGGTCACCTACGCGAAGGGCGCCGAGGGCAAGGACCGGAAGGCCGTCGTCCGGGTGAACGAGCCACTGGAGGTCGACGGCTCCAAGCTCTATCTGCTCGCCCACGGTTACGCGCCCGTCGTGACCGTCCGCGACGGCAAGGGCCAGGTGGTCCACCGGGCCGCCGTGCCGCTGCTGCCCATCGACGACAACGTCAGCTCCACGGGCGTCATCAAGGTGCTGGACGGCTACCGCAACAAGGACGGCGAGAAGGAGCAGCTCGGCTTCCCCGCCTTCTTCGTGCCCACCTACGCGGGCAAGGGTCACGGCCAGATGTTCTCCCAGTTCCCGGCCCTGGTGTTCCCGGCGCTCAACCTCAGCGCGTACCGGGGCAGCCTCGGCGTCGACTCCGGCGTCCCGCAGAACGTGTACCAGCTGGACACCCGCAAGATGAAGCCGTTCGAGGACGCCAAGGGCGAGGTCTTCAAGCAGACCCTGCTGCCCGGCGAGACGATGAAGCTGCCCGGCGGCGCCGGCTCGATCACCTTCGAGAAGGAGATCAAGGAGTGGGCGAGCTTCCAGATCTCCCAGCAGCCGGGCAACGGGCTCGCCCTCGCCGGTGCCGTCGCCGCGATCACCGGACTCGTCGGCTCCCTGTTCATCCAGCGCCGCCGGGTGTGGGTGCGCGCCGTTCGCGGGGAG
The Streptomyces tirandamycinicus DNA segment above includes these coding regions:
- a CDS encoding TlpA family protein disulfide reductase produces the protein MSLVRASRRTLITVGALAAALTLSACTGDAGGKSGGGGDTNFVAGTSGIVTVAEGKRTTAPRLSGKDLTGKPLDLADYKGKVVVLNLWGSWCAPCRAEAPYLAEVAEETKSKGVEFIGINTRDPQTGPALAFEKDYAVGYPSFHDPIGKLILKFPKGSLNPQAIPSTLVIDREGKIAARALTALDDKQLRSMIDPVVAEKAAEQ
- a CDS encoding cytochrome c biogenesis CcdA family protein — translated: MQNETVMSGALLLALPVAVLAGLVSFFSPCVLPLVPGYLSYVTGVTGTDLAEARKGRMASGAALFVLGFSAVFVSGGALFGFFGWTLQEHREVLTTVLGVLMILMGLFFMGLMPFLTQREFRFHKRPATGLVGAPVLGALFGIGWTPCIGPTLASVTVLSTQQGSAGRGALLTAAYCLGLGLPFVLAAVAFRRALGAFGWVRRHYAWVTRIGGGMMIATGALLLTGAWDVLVQQMQSWSSGFQVGI
- the resB gene encoding cytochrome c biogenesis protein ResB, with protein sequence MSETETETTTGTETTTGTGTTPGTATDTGTTTEAAGAERAGQEPGDLGGAGDRLSTAPQERAVPGSFGGPRAPGPVGALAWGVRETAGWIRWFWRQLTSMRVALILLFLLSLGAIPGSLIPQNSVDEMKVGTWKDNNEFWTPVFEKLQLFDVYSSVWFSAIYILLFVSLIGCIVPRTWQFIGQLRGRPPGAPKRLTRLPVYTTWRTEAEPEAVREAALALLRKRRFRARAAGDAVASEKGYLREVGNLLFHVSLIVMLVAFAVGQLFKSEGGKLVVEGDGFANTLTQYDDFRSGSLFDVDDLVPFSFTLDQFTGTYEPSGPQKGTPRTFEAAVTYAKGAEGKDRKAVVRVNEPLEVDGSKLYLLAHGYAPVVTVRDGKGQVVHRAAVPLLPIDDNVSSTGVIKVLDGYRNKDGEKEQLGFPAFFVPTYAGKGHGQMFSQFPALVFPALNLSAYRGSLGVDSGVPQNVYQLDTRKMKPFEDAKGEVFKQTLLPGETMKLPGGAGSITFEKEIKEWASFQISQQPGNGLALAGAVAAITGLVGSLFIQRRRVWVRAVRGEDGVTVVEMAGLGRSESAGLPEELADLAASLNAEAPTAPDPEPAEAVPAEGAEK